TCGCCATTTCGATTAATGCTACGGTCGAAGATGCGCGACGGTTGATTATGGAGAAAAAGTATTCGCGCATTCCGGTTTATCAGGAAAGCATCGATGACATCAAGGGCATCGTTTATGTGCGCGATTTGCTCGCCTTTTGCGAACCCGATAAATTGCACACCCCGGTCAGTGAAGTCATGCGCGATGTTCATAATGTCCCGGAGAGTAAACCGATTGCCGATTTGCTCGAAGATATGCAACGCGAAAAGGTGCAGATGGCAATCGTCATTGATGAATATGGCGGGGTTGCCGGACTCATCACCGTCGAAGACATGATTGAAGAGGTGATGGGCGAGATTGAAGACGAAGACCGCGCTCACATCGATAAGCCGATTGAGCAACTCGCAGATGGTTCATATGAACTCGACGGCAGCACCGAAATCAGGGTTGTCGAAAATTTATTTGAACGCGATATTGAAGCCGACGATTTCACGACGCTTGCCGGGTTGTTGATGAATGAAATGAATCGCGTGCCGCACGTCGGCGAAAAGCTGGAATTCAAAGGTATCGAGTTTGAAGTTGTTGATGCGGATGGGCAGAAGGTCAATCGCATCCGGTTACGCGCGGTTCAACCTATTCATCTCGATAAGTAGCCGACTCGATTAACCGCGCCAATTTGCTGTTGAGCAAAAAGGTCGGTGACCGGATAGGTCAGCTAAGGAAAAAAATATTGGCTCAGAAAAATCGTAAACAGAAATCGGGATTTGTCGCTTTTATCGGGCGTCCCAACGCCGGTAAATCAACCTTGTTGAATAGACTGGTGGGCGAAAAAATCGCCATCGTCTCCGATAAACCGCAAACCACCCGCACACGTATTCGCGGCATTTTGACCAAACCCGAAGGTCAAGTGGTGTTTCTCGATACGCCGGGCATTCATAAACCGGGCTACAAATTGAACCGGCGAATGATGACTGTGGTTGCCGACGCTTTGCTTTCGGTAGACCTGTTGTTGCTGATGGTTGACGCGACGCAAGCCAAAGGCGCGGGCGACAAATTCGTGCTCGATATGCTCAGACACGTCGAAAAGCCGGTATTTTTGCTGCTCAATAAAATCGATAAAATCGCCGATAAGAGCCGCTTGCTCAGTTTAATTAAAAGTTACACGGCTGAACGCGAATTTGCCGAAGTGATTCCGCTATCCGCGCTCAAAAAAGATAATGTTGATTTGTTGCTCGAAAAAATTTTTGCGTATCTGCCCGAAGGCGAACCGTTTTATGAAGCCGACGATTTGACCGACCAACCCGAACGTGTGCTGGTTGCCGAACTGGTGCGCGAAAAAATTTTGCAGGTCACCAAAGAAGAGTTGCCTTATGTGACGGCAGTAGTAACCGAACGTTGGGAAGAGACCGATGAGTCATTGAAAATTTATTGTTTGATTTATGTGGAAAAGGCTTCGCATAAATCCATCATCATCGGGCGCGGCGGCGAACGTCTGAAAGAGATCGGCACGGCGGCGCGACAGGAAATCGAAAAGTTTCTGGGACGCAAAATCTTTTTAGGCTTGCACGTCAAGGTGCGCGAACACTGGCGCGATGATGAACGTGTACTCGACGAACTCGGCATTCAGGAATGAGCTTTAATGCGCGGTATCCGGTTGCAGCAATTGATCAAGGTGATGATGGAAGACCGGATTGAGCCAAAGGTGCCACATTGATTTCCCGGCGAATGTGGCGGATCGAGATTGATTATCCCCGTGAATCGGTTTCATCCGTTTAATCCGAGGGTAAGTTTAACCTTTGAATTGATAACCCTGGGTTTTCGTAAACGAAATTTTAATTCTAAGTTACGCTCAGCCTTGCTCAGATAGCATCAATCTGCAACTCATGGTTCGGAGAAATTATGAAGCGAATCGCACTGGTTATTTGTTTAAGCGTGTTTGTTTTTCAATCGGTCATTGTCATCAACGCACAATCGAAAATCACAAGTGTGCGCAGTTTTCGTGAAGCGCGTGAAGTCGAAATCCTCAATGAATTCGCGGATTTTCTGGCAATTCCCAACGTCGCATCCGACAGCGTCAACATTCGCCGCAATGCCGAGCAGTTGATGCGGATGATGCGGCGGCGCGGCATTGAAACCAGACTTTTGGAAGGCAACGGCCCGCCTGTGGTTTTCGGGGAATTGAAAGCGGCAGGCGCAACCCAGACGATTTGCATCTACGCGCATTACGACGGGCAACCGGCGGATGCCTCGAAATGGGCAAACGACCCGTTCAAACCGACATTGCGTGATAAGCCACTGGAAGCGGGCGGGCAGGTTATCGGGTTTCCAAAAACCGGTGAAAAAATCAATCCCGAATGGCGGCTCTATGCGCGTTCGGCGTCCGATGATAAAGCGCCGATTATCGCTGTGCTTGCGGCGCTTGACGCTTTACAGGCGATGAACCGGAAGCCAACCGTGAATTTGAAATTCTTCTTTGAAGGCGAAGAAGAAGCCGGTTCGCCAAACCTCGAAGAACTGGTCAAACGCCATGCGGAATTCCTCAAAGCCGACGTGTGGATTTGCGCCGATGGTCCCGTGCATCAAACCCGCAAACAGCAAATCGTTTTCGGGGTGCGCGGCGTGGTGTCGCTCACCGTGACGCTTTACGGAGCCGAACGCGGTTTGCATAGCGGGCATTATGGTAACTGGGCGCCCAATCCCGCTTTGCGACTGGTCAGATTACTCGCCAGTATGAAAGACGATAAAGAGCGTGTCCTGGTCGATGGTTTCTATGACGATGTTGAACCATTAGGTGAAGCCGAAAAAACCGCTTTAAAAGCGATGCCCGCGATTGATGAAGAGT
The nucleotide sequence above comes from Acidobacteriota bacterium. Encoded proteins:
- the era gene encoding GTPase Era, with the translated sequence MAQKNRKQKSGFVAFIGRPNAGKSTLLNRLVGEKIAIVSDKPQTTRTRIRGILTKPEGQVVFLDTPGIHKPGYKLNRRMMTVVADALLSVDLLLLMVDATQAKGAGDKFVLDMLRHVEKPVFLLLNKIDKIADKSRLLSLIKSYTAEREFAEVIPLSALKKDNVDLLLEKIFAYLPEGEPFYEADDLTDQPERVLVAELVREKILQVTKEELPYVTAVVTERWEETDESLKIYCLIYVEKASHKSIIIGRGGERLKEIGTAARQEIEKFLGRKIFLGLHVKVREHWRDDERVLDELGIQE
- a CDS encoding M20/M25/M40 family metallo-hydrolase; its protein translation is MKRIALVICLSVFVFQSVIVINAQSKITSVRSFREAREVEILNEFADFLAIPNVASDSVNIRRNAEQLMRMMRRRGIETRLLEGNGPPVVFGELKAAGATQTICIYAHYDGQPADASKWANDPFKPTLRDKPLEAGGQVIGFPKTGEKINPEWRLYARSASDDKAPIIAVLAALDALQAMNRKPTVNLKFFFEGEEEAGSPNLEELVKRHAEFLKADVWICADGPVHQTRKQQIVFGVRGVVSLTVTLYGAERGLHSGHYGNWAPNPALRLVRLLASMKDDKERVLVDGFYDDVEPLGEAEKTALKAMPAIDEELKRELGIGRTEGGGRALAELINEPSLNIDGIRSEYVGEQARTIIPSEATATIDLRLVKGIDPRRQVERVIAHIKKQGYVVTADEPTREMRFKHPLIARVVSAGGYRAVRTSMTLPVSQKIIRAVESALSYQPVLTPTLGGSVPLYIFESATGAPQIALPIVNHDNNQHAANENVRLQNLWDGIEIFAALMMMNGFVA